One window of the Amycolatopsis mediterranei genome contains the following:
- a CDS encoding BTAD domain-containing putative transcriptional regulator: MRFGVLGAVAAWRPDGTQVAVGGPRSRTLLALLALDAGRFVPAERLIDGMYGEHPPDGAANALQSQVSRLRTALKDLAPVEFTAAGYRLAVAPDEVDVHCFERLTRAGRALLKNGEHGRAAEVLGEALALWRGPAFTDLADAPFAATQATRLEELRADAADDHVEARLALGQAEDVLAGLRETVAAQPLRERPRAQLVRALAAAGRPADALAAFEDARRTLADELGADPGPELAEAHLAVLRGETEKPVLPALPAQLTTFVGRDAELRQVTELLARARLVTLTGPGGTGKTRLAIEVAAAQAGPVAFVELAPHGGADVAGAVLAALGLRESSRGGPQDPVERLVPALRDRPVLLVLDNCEHVVDVAARLAARLLAACPGLRVLATSREPLGITGEQLAPVPRLAVPPPGTAAAQASAFAAIRLFAERAAASDPAFALDESTIGDVQHVCAALDGLPLALELAAARVRTLDLGEIAARLDDRFRLLARGSRTAAARHRSLRGVVEWSWDLLTGEERSLARRFAVFSGGATAAAAAEVCGADVDLLPELADKSLVEAVGGRFRMLETIRAFGGEKLAEAGEAEKFHRAHAEYFLRFAAEADPMLRTAEQLEWLARIDADYDNILAALRWSTENDVALALRLVPSLAMYWWMRGRRFEGAGLSLAVVSRCSPELREEYAEEFLVCVLGALAGQRHESLEQYLPLVRRYATDGSWAPRNPMLVMLLGVVAGPPGDDAERLGHGLLAAGDAWGWALLPMGKGLRAMMSGDLAGAEEGLREGAAQFRALGERWGLSMALDHLSQLLTWRGEYAAALPLMDEALGLMHEIGATDDVADLVCRRAWTHLLSGDHARARADYELAAATARRSGMPESRAAAYVGSANLARLSGDLAAARELCERALAECPGGSFSSETVRATALIALGWLALAEGDRSSAVSLHRSAVLIGRQWNASDVVAFALEGLAGAAQPAPAAVLLGAAAAIRGTEISGPDVTAVRGRLVASLGVDGFERAYRTGLGMSAQKALEHSIEGEVSTSSDT, from the coding sequence ATGCGATTCGGGGTGCTGGGGGCCGTCGCCGCGTGGCGCCCGGACGGCACGCAGGTGGCGGTGGGCGGCCCGCGGTCGCGGACGCTGCTGGCGCTGCTCGCGCTCGACGCCGGGCGGTTCGTCCCGGCCGAACGGCTGATCGACGGCATGTACGGCGAACACCCGCCGGACGGCGCCGCGAACGCCCTCCAGTCGCAGGTGTCGCGGCTGCGGACGGCGCTGAAGGACCTCGCGCCGGTCGAGTTCACCGCGGCCGGGTACCGGCTGGCCGTCGCACCGGACGAAGTGGACGTTCACTGCTTCGAACGGCTCACCCGGGCCGGCCGCGCGCTGCTGAAGAACGGCGAGCACGGGCGGGCCGCGGAGGTGCTGGGTGAGGCGCTGGCGTTGTGGCGCGGGCCCGCGTTCACCGACCTGGCGGACGCGCCCTTCGCCGCCACGCAGGCCACCCGGCTCGAGGAGCTGCGCGCGGACGCCGCGGACGACCACGTCGAGGCCCGGCTGGCGCTCGGGCAGGCCGAAGACGTCCTCGCCGGCCTGCGGGAGACCGTCGCCGCGCAGCCGCTGCGGGAACGGCCGCGCGCGCAGCTCGTCCGCGCGCTGGCCGCCGCCGGACGGCCGGCCGACGCGCTCGCCGCGTTCGAAGACGCCCGCCGGACGCTGGCCGACGAACTGGGCGCCGACCCCGGCCCCGAGCTCGCCGAAGCGCACCTCGCGGTGCTTCGGGGCGAAACCGAGAAGCCGGTCTTGCCGGCGCTGCCCGCCCAGCTGACCACCTTCGTCGGCCGCGACGCCGAGCTGCGGCAGGTGACGGAGCTGCTGGCGCGCGCCCGGCTCGTGACGCTGACCGGCCCGGGCGGCACCGGCAAGACCCGGCTGGCGATCGAGGTCGCCGCGGCCCAGGCCGGCCCGGTGGCGTTCGTCGAGCTCGCCCCACACGGCGGCGCCGACGTCGCCGGCGCGGTGCTGGCCGCGCTCGGCCTGCGCGAGAGCTCGCGCGGCGGCCCTCAGGACCCGGTCGAGCGGCTGGTGCCGGCGCTGCGCGACCGCCCGGTGCTGCTGGTGCTCGACAACTGCGAGCACGTCGTCGACGTGGCGGCCCGGCTGGCCGCGCGCCTGCTCGCCGCGTGCCCGGGGCTGCGGGTGCTGGCCACCAGCCGCGAGCCACTCGGCATCACCGGCGAGCAGCTGGCGCCGGTGCCGCGGCTGGCCGTCCCGCCGCCCGGGACGGCGGCCGCGCAGGCCTCGGCGTTCGCGGCCATCCGGCTGTTCGCCGAGCGCGCGGCCGCGAGCGATCCCGCGTTCGCGCTCGACGAATCGACGATCGGCGACGTCCAGCACGTCTGCGCGGCTCTCGACGGCCTCCCGCTGGCCCTGGAGCTGGCGGCGGCCCGCGTCCGGACCCTGGACCTCGGCGAGATCGCGGCCCGGCTCGACGACCGCTTCCGGCTCCTGGCCCGCGGCAGCCGGACGGCCGCGGCCCGGCACCGCTCACTGCGCGGAGTCGTCGAGTGGAGCTGGGACCTGCTGACCGGCGAAGAACGTTCGCTGGCCAGGAGATTCGCGGTGTTCTCCGGCGGCGCGACCGCCGCGGCCGCCGCCGAGGTGTGCGGCGCGGACGTCGACCTGCTGCCGGAGCTGGCCGACAAGTCCCTGGTGGAAGCCGTCGGCGGCCGGTTCCGGATGCTGGAGACGATCCGCGCGTTCGGCGGCGAGAAGCTCGCCGAAGCGGGCGAAGCGGAGAAGTTCCACCGCGCGCACGCCGAGTACTTCCTGCGGTTCGCCGCGGAAGCGGACCCGATGCTGCGGACCGCGGAGCAGCTCGAGTGGCTGGCGCGGATCGACGCCGACTACGACAACATCCTGGCCGCACTGCGCTGGTCGACCGAAAACGACGTCGCGCTGGCGCTGCGGCTGGTGCCGTCGCTGGCGATGTACTGGTGGATGCGCGGGCGGCGGTTCGAGGGCGCCGGGCTGTCGCTGGCCGTGGTCTCGCGGTGCTCGCCCGAGCTGCGCGAGGAGTACGCCGAGGAGTTCCTGGTGTGCGTGCTCGGCGCGCTGGCCGGGCAGCGGCACGAGTCGCTGGAGCAGTACCTGCCGCTGGTCCGCCGGTACGCGACGGACGGTTCGTGGGCGCCCCGCAACCCGATGCTGGTGATGCTGCTGGGGGTGGTGGCGGGGCCGCCGGGCGACGACGCCGAGCGGCTCGGCCACGGCCTTCTGGCCGCCGGTGACGCGTGGGGCTGGGCGCTGCTGCCGATGGGCAAGGGGCTGCGGGCGATGATGTCGGGTGATCTGGCCGGCGCGGAGGAAGGCCTGCGCGAGGGCGCGGCGCAGTTCCGCGCGCTGGGCGAGCGGTGGGGCCTGTCGATGGCCCTCGATCACCTGTCCCAGCTGCTGACCTGGCGCGGCGAGTACGCGGCGGCGTTGCCGCTGATGGACGAGGCGCTGGGCCTGATGCACGAGATCGGCGCGACGGACGACGTCGCGGATCTGGTCTGCCGCCGCGCGTGGACGCACCTGCTGTCGGGAGACCACGCGAGAGCCCGCGCGGACTACGAACTGGCGGCGGCCACGGCCCGCCGTTCGGGCATGCCGGAATCCCGCGCGGCGGCGTACGTCGGCTCGGCGAACCTGGCCCGGCTCTCGGGCGACTTGGCCGCGGCGCGGGAGCTGTGCGAGCGCGCACTGGCGGAATGCCCGGGAGGTTCGTTCTCGTCGGAGACAGTCCGCGCGACGGCGCTGATCGCGCTGGGCTGGCTGGCGCTGGCGGAGGGCGATCGTTCATCGGCGGTCTCGTTGCATCGCTCGGCGGTGCTGATCGGACGCCAGTGGAACGCGAGTGACGTGGTGGCGTTCGCGTTGGAGGGCCTGGCGGGAGCGGCGCAGCCCGCACCGGCGGCGGTGCTGCTGGGCGCGGCGGCCGCGATCCGGGGGACGGAGATCAGCGGCCCGGACGTAACGGCGGTCCGCGGGCGGCTGGTGGCGTCGCTGGGCGTGGACGGGTTCGAGCGGGCGTATCGGACGGGGCTGGGGATGAGCGCGCAGAAGGCGCTGGAGCACTCGATCGAGGGCGAGGTGTCCACGAGTTCGGACACGTAA
- a CDS encoding DegT/DnrJ/EryC1/StrS family aminotransferase gives MSPESIALGQPTVGEEELAAVAEVFRSGWLAGAGPACRRFEERFAEVTGTAHALTTANCGSALFLGLKVLGVQPGDEVIVGDYTFPATGHAVVQAGAKPVFADIRPDVFSADPAHVEALITPKTVGILAVDVAGQPGDFDEYRAIAGKHGLWLFEDAACAAGATYKTRPAGSLADLAAFSFHGRKGITAGEGGALVSDREDLIAHARKLHTYGIEPAISREGSDTLPIPEFHELGYNFRLSDVQAAIMNVQLDRLPDLLAARRSVAKRYHEAFDDVDALTVPVALSDREHPWQAYLLTVAPAVSRDTVAMRIREQGVQCNFGTYASHLQPIYGPQAPLPVSADAFARQLAIPMHANLTDAEVTRVAEVVREAVQSLS, from the coding sequence ATGTCGCCCGAGAGCATTGCCCTAGGTCAACCCACCGTGGGCGAAGAGGAGCTCGCTGCCGTCGCCGAAGTGTTCCGGTCCGGCTGGCTGGCCGGCGCGGGTCCGGCGTGCCGCCGCTTCGAGGAGCGCTTCGCCGAGGTCACCGGCACGGCGCACGCCTTGACGACCGCGAACTGCGGTTCGGCGCTCTTCCTGGGGCTGAAAGTCCTCGGCGTGCAGCCGGGCGACGAAGTGATCGTCGGCGACTACACCTTCCCGGCGACCGGCCACGCCGTCGTCCAGGCGGGCGCGAAGCCGGTGTTCGCCGACATCCGCCCGGACGTCTTCAGCGCGGACCCGGCGCACGTCGAAGCCCTGATCACCCCGAAGACGGTCGGCATCCTCGCGGTCGACGTCGCCGGCCAGCCCGGTGACTTCGACGAATACCGCGCGATCGCCGGCAAGCACGGCCTCTGGCTCTTCGAGGACGCCGCCTGCGCCGCGGGGGCGACGTACAAGACGCGCCCGGCCGGCAGCCTCGCCGACCTCGCCGCGTTCTCCTTCCACGGCCGCAAGGGCATCACCGCGGGCGAAGGCGGCGCGCTGGTCTCCGACCGCGAAGACCTCATCGCGCACGCCCGCAAGCTGCACACCTACGGCATCGAGCCGGCGATCAGCCGCGAAGGCTCGGACACGCTGCCCATCCCGGAGTTCCACGAGCTCGGCTACAACTTCCGCCTGTCGGACGTCCAGGCCGCGATCATGAACGTCCAGCTCGACCGCCTCCCCGACCTCCTCGCCGCCCGCCGTTCGGTCGCGAAGCGCTACCACGAGGCGTTCGACGACGTCGATGCGTTGACCGTCCCGGTGGCACTGTCCGATCGGGAGCACCCGTGGCAGGCCTACCTGCTCACGGTGGCGCCCGCGGTCAGCCGCGACACGGTCGCCATGCGCATCCGCGAACAGGGCGTCCAGTGCAACTTCGGCACCTACGCCTCGCACCTGCAGCCGATCTACGGGCCTCAGGCCCCGCTGCCCGTCTCGGCCGACGCGTTCGCGCGTCAGCTCGCCATCCCGATGCACGCCAACTTGACCGACGCGGAAGTCACCCGCGTCGCCGAGGTCGTGCGCGAAGCCGTGCAGTCCCTGTCCTGA
- a CDS encoding NAD-dependent epimerase/dehydratase family protein has protein sequence MSDKKVLFTGGGGFIAAHVIPLLLEGGYTVRIFDNMTRGDRARVNEFVATGQVELVEKDVRYGGAVREAMRGCTHVIHFATVSINKSIADPHESIDINMIGNHNVFAAAADEGVERLVFASTASVYGDPKRLPMHEDDELRPLTPYCISKRAGEDLLGFYERQKGLSWNALRFFNVYGPGQKIEAYYTSVINHFIQRLRAGQPPIIDGRGDQSMDFVHVTDLAKAVVAALESERANLPINIGTGIDTSIAALAKILIEAVGVDVEPLFNERDVLVSRRAADISRARDVLGWEPRITVEDGMRDLVRETE, from the coding sequence GTGTCCGACAAGAAGGTGCTCTTCACCGGGGGTGGCGGGTTCATCGCCGCGCACGTGATCCCGCTGCTGCTCGAGGGCGGCTACACGGTCCGGATCTTCGACAACATGACCCGCGGCGACCGCGCCCGCGTCAACGAGTTCGTCGCCACCGGCCAGGTCGAGCTGGTCGAAAAGGACGTCCGCTACGGCGGCGCGGTGCGCGAGGCGATGCGCGGCTGCACGCACGTCATCCACTTCGCGACGGTGTCGATCAACAAGTCGATCGCCGACCCGCACGAGTCGATCGACATCAACATGATCGGCAACCACAACGTGTTCGCCGCGGCCGCCGACGAGGGTGTCGAGCGCCTGGTGTTCGCCTCGACCGCGTCGGTATACGGCGACCCGAAGCGGCTGCCGATGCACGAGGACGACGAGCTGCGCCCGCTCACGCCGTACTGCATCTCGAAGCGCGCCGGCGAGGACCTGCTCGGCTTCTACGAGCGCCAGAAGGGCCTGTCCTGGAACGCGCTGCGGTTCTTCAACGTGTACGGCCCCGGCCAGAAGATCGAGGCCTACTACACGTCGGTGATCAACCACTTCATCCAGCGCCTGCGCGCCGGCCAGCCGCCGATCATCGATGGCCGCGGCGACCAGTCGATGGACTTCGTGCACGTCACGGACCTCGCGAAGGCCGTCGTCGCGGCGCTGGAGTCGGAGCGGGCCAACCTGCCGATCAACATCGGTACCGGCATCGACACGTCGATCGCCGCGCTGGCGAAGATCCTCATCGAGGCCGTCGGCGTCGACGTCGAGCCGCTGTTCAACGAGCGTGACGTGCTGGTCTCGCGCCGCGCCGCCGACATCAGCCGGGCGCGGGACGTGCTGGGCTGGGAGCCGCGGATCACCGTCGAGGACGGCATGCGGGACCTGGTCAGGGAAACGGAGTGA
- a CDS encoding glycosyltransferase family 4 protein has translation MRIAVVNNFFPPRVGGSAHMAASLAGQFAAAGHEVLAITAAYGEAPAEEERDGYRVVRLPAVKMPQIGLSIDFDMSFASLRPGNWRRLWKLLDEFKPDAIHLHGQFFDLSWLAGIWARRHDVPALLTIHTLLISDNKLYGGVFRLLDAVLVRPMLAYMKPRYVILDKLGVDYCVDRYGTSDANSEYFPIAVDTGHFAKPVTKDVRAEHGVGDAPLIVSLGHVIPLRNRLPLIEALPSILDKHPGVRVVVVGRVYHDAFLKRAAELGVSDALVVTGAVPKEDVPAYFAAADIVTHDLNGGCGTASLEAMLSGTATIASVTEDNYPGIELRNGENVLLVRPDDAEAVARTVIGLLDDPARRALIAQRESELVRSNFGLDVVAEEHLRTFEKLVSEADVLR, from the coding sequence ATGCGCATCGCGGTGGTGAACAACTTCTTCCCGCCGCGCGTGGGTGGCAGCGCGCACATGGCGGCCTCGCTCGCGGGCCAGTTCGCCGCGGCCGGGCACGAGGTCCTGGCGATCACGGCCGCGTACGGCGAGGCCCCGGCCGAGGAGGAGCGCGACGGCTACCGCGTCGTGCGGCTCCCGGCGGTGAAGATGCCGCAGATCGGCCTGTCGATCGATTTCGACATGAGCTTCGCGTCGCTGCGGCCAGGCAACTGGCGGCGGCTGTGGAAGCTGCTGGACGAGTTCAAGCCGGACGCGATCCACCTGCACGGCCAGTTCTTCGACCTGTCGTGGCTGGCCGGCATCTGGGCGCGGCGGCACGACGTGCCGGCGCTGCTGACCATCCACACGCTGCTGATCAGCGACAACAAGCTGTACGGCGGCGTGTTCCGGCTGCTCGACGCGGTGCTCGTGCGGCCGATGCTCGCCTACATGAAGCCGCGGTACGTCATCCTCGACAAGCTGGGCGTCGACTACTGCGTCGACCGCTACGGGACCAGCGACGCGAACTCCGAGTACTTCCCGATCGCCGTCGACACCGGTCACTTCGCGAAGCCGGTGACGAAGGACGTCCGCGCGGAGCACGGGGTCGGCGACGCGCCGCTGATCGTGTCACTCGGCCACGTCATCCCGCTGCGCAACCGCCTGCCGCTGATCGAGGCGCTGCCGTCCATTTTGGACAAGCACCCCGGCGTGCGGGTGGTCGTCGTCGGCCGCGTGTACCACGACGCGTTCCTGAAGCGGGCCGCGGAGCTGGGGGTTTCGGACGCACTGGTCGTCACGGGCGCGGTGCCGAAGGAGGACGTCCCGGCGTACTTCGCGGCGGCGGACATCGTCACGCACGACCTCAACGGTGGCTGCGGCACGGCGTCCCTGGAGGCGATGCTGTCCGGCACGGCGACGATCGCGTCGGTCACCGAGGACAACTACCCGGGCATCGAGCTGCGCAACGGCGAGAACGTGCTGCTCGTGCGCCCGGACGACGCGGAAGCCGTGGCGCGCACGGTGATCGGGCTGCTCGACGACCCGGCTCGCCGGGCCCTGATCGCGCAGCGCGAGAGCGAGCTGGTGCGGTCGAACTTCGGCCTCGACGTCGTCGCGGAAGAGCACTTGAGGACGTTCGAGAAGCTGGTGTCGGAAGCCGATGTTCTTCGATGA
- a CDS encoding acyltransferase: MFFDDERSHRLRPQILTELVSQYMNDAERAQFYGLPSTCRVRERVKIISPENLKMGEHCWIGEGAALDASGGLEIGEHTSIGLNTLIFTHSSWLANMTLQNHSGSDLIERKPVKIGKGCFIGGLVVIMAGVTIGDFATVQPNSVVAKDVPPRTLVAGNPARVFQRYDEEYIQSEVDRVRAENARRRAIAEERGSDASGWGAPSGDFSE, translated from the coding sequence ATGTTCTTCGATGACGAGCGCAGCCACCGGCTGCGCCCGCAGATCCTGACCGAGCTCGTCTCGCAGTACATGAACGACGCCGAGCGCGCGCAGTTCTACGGGCTGCCTTCGACCTGCCGCGTGCGCGAGCGCGTGAAGATCATCAGCCCCGAGAACCTCAAGATGGGCGAGCACTGCTGGATCGGCGAGGGCGCGGCCCTCGACGCGAGCGGCGGCCTGGAGATCGGCGAGCACACCAGCATCGGCCTGAACACGCTGATCTTCACGCATTCGAGCTGGCTGGCGAACATGACGCTGCAGAACCACTCGGGCAGCGACCTGATCGAGCGCAAGCCGGTGAAGATCGGCAAGGGCTGCTTCATCGGCGGCCTGGTGGTGATCATGGCGGGCGTGACGATCGGCGACTTCGCGACGGTCCAGCCGAACTCGGTGGTGGCGAAGGACGTCCCGCCGCGGACGCTGGTGGCGGGCAATCCGGCGCGGGTCTTCCAGCGGTACGACGAGGAGTACATCCAGTCCGAAGTGGACCGGGTACGGGCGGAAAACGCCCGCCGCCGGGCGATCGCGGAGGAACGCGGCTCCGATGCGTCCGGCTGGGGTGCGCCCTCGGGCGACTTCTCGGAATGA
- a CDS encoding SigE family RNA polymerase sigma factor, whose amino-acid sequence MARGDEEFAEFVRASSARLTHAAFLLTGDRHQAEDAAQTAFTRTYAAWSRVRHKDAYGYARTVLVNHVIDGWRRPIREYATEAMPERPDRFDVDKAVTQRAWLTAVLKTLTARERAVVVLRHFFDLPEADVARELGVSLGTVKSTNSRALAKLRLVAADPENTLIGRSGR is encoded by the coding sequence ATGGCGCGTGGCGACGAGGAGTTCGCGGAGTTCGTCCGCGCGTCGTCGGCCCGGCTCACGCACGCCGCGTTCCTGCTCACCGGCGACCGCCACCAGGCGGAGGACGCCGCCCAGACCGCCTTCACGCGCACCTACGCGGCCTGGTCGCGCGTCCGGCACAAGGACGCCTACGGCTACGCCCGGACCGTCCTGGTCAACCACGTCATCGACGGCTGGCGGCGCCCGATCCGCGAGTACGCCACCGAGGCCATGCCCGAGCGGCCGGACCGCTTCGACGTCGACAAGGCCGTCACCCAGCGCGCGTGGCTCACCGCGGTGCTCAAGACGCTCACCGCCCGCGAACGCGCGGTCGTCGTGCTCCGGCACTTCTTCGACCTGCCGGAAGCCGACGTGGCCCGTGAGCTCGGCGTTTCCCTGGGTACCGTGAAGAGCACGAACTCGCGGGCGCTGGCCAAGCTGCGGCTCGTGGCCGCGGACCCGGAGAACACGCTGATCGGGAGGAGCGGGCGGTGA
- a CDS encoding M20/M25/M40 family metallo-hydrolase, which produces MVAAVPAGAAELGDRGPGVPVRPQRPDAELRALLRQVDERRIEATVRRLAAFGTRHTLSAQDDPVRGTGAARDWLFAQFQQVAAASGGRLSVELQSYVQPPADRIPVPTKITNVVATLRGATDLGRVYVVSGHYDSRRTDVMDFTGDAPGADDDASGVALALELARVLSTRQPAATIVFAAVAGEEQGLYGSRYMAQQFKAAGTDVQAMFTDDIVGSSRADDGTRDPFTIRLFAEGVPTAETPAEASLRRSIGGENDSPPRQLARFVKAVAENDATGMTVRVIYRRDRYLRGGDHIGFLEQGYPAARFTEPNEDYAHQHQDVRVENGVRYGDLPEFCDFPFIARVARVNGAALWSLATAPGTPKGAKIRTTALTNDSELLWDATPGATSYEVVWRETTAPDWTHAIDVGPALTAKIDLSKDNVFFGVRAVGPGGRRSPAAFPAPVS; this is translated from the coding sequence ATGGTGGCCGCCGTTCCCGCCGGCGCTGCCGAACTCGGCGACCGCGGGCCCGGCGTCCCGGTCCGCCCGCAGCGTCCCGACGCGGAGCTGCGCGCCCTGCTCCGCCAGGTCGACGAACGGCGGATCGAAGCGACTGTCCGGCGGCTGGCCGCGTTCGGCACCCGGCACACGCTGTCCGCCCAAGACGACCCGGTTCGCGGCACCGGTGCCGCGCGCGACTGGCTCTTCGCACAGTTCCAGCAGGTCGCGGCGGCTTCCGGGGGACGGCTGAGCGTCGAGCTGCAGTCGTACGTCCAGCCGCCCGCCGACCGGATCCCGGTGCCGACGAAGATCACCAACGTCGTCGCGACGCTGCGCGGGGCCACCGATCTCGGCCGCGTGTACGTCGTCTCGGGGCACTACGACTCGCGCCGCACCGACGTCATGGACTTCACCGGGGACGCTCCGGGCGCGGACGACGACGCTTCGGGCGTCGCGCTCGCCCTGGAGCTGGCCCGGGTGCTCTCGACCCGGCAGCCGGCGGCGACGATCGTCTTCGCCGCCGTCGCGGGCGAGGAACAGGGCCTGTACGGCTCGCGGTACATGGCGCAGCAGTTCAAGGCGGCCGGCACCGACGTCCAGGCGATGTTCACCGACGACATCGTCGGCTCCAGCCGCGCCGACGACGGCACGCGTGATCCGTTCACGATCCGCCTCTTCGCCGAGGGCGTCCCGACGGCGGAAACGCCGGCCGAGGCGAGCCTGCGCCGCAGCATCGGCGGCGAAAACGACTCTCCGCCGCGCCAGCTGGCCCGGTTCGTGAAGGCCGTGGCGGAGAACGACGCGACCGGCATGACCGTCCGGGTGATCTACCGCCGCGACCGCTACCTCCGCGGCGGCGACCACATCGGCTTCCTGGAACAGGGTTATCCGGCGGCGCGGTTCACCGAGCCGAACGAGGACTACGCCCACCAGCACCAGGACGTCCGCGTCGAAAACGGCGTCCGGTACGGCGATCTGCCGGAGTTCTGCGACTTCCCGTTCATCGCCCGGGTCGCCCGGGTGAACGGCGCCGCGCTGTGGTCGCTCGCCACCGCACCGGGCACGCCGAAGGGCGCGAAGATCCGCACAACGGCCCTGACGAACGACTCCGAGCTGCTCTGGGACGCCACGCCGGGCGCCACGAGCTACGAGGTCGTCTGGCGTGAGACGACTGCCCCGGACTGGACGCACGCGATCGACGTGGGCCCGGCGCTGACGGCGAAGATCGACCTGTCGAAGGACAACGTCTTCTTCGGCGTCCGCGCGGTGGGCCCCGGCGGGCGCCGCAGCCCGGCCGCGTTCCCGGCGCCGGTGAGCTAG
- a CDS encoding Gfo/Idh/MocA family protein produces the protein MTHRIALVGTGNMGSLHARVLAGNERVDLVRVIDPREEAGKAVAERYETQWTPEIGELSDVDAVVLASATEVHYDLAQEIFRQGKPMLVEKPVCNSFEKSQEIVALSAKNDIPLMCGLLERYNPAVMTARALVQEPIHLMARRHGPYAPRIKTGVAWDLLVHDVDLAIQFFGGATPSRVTSGAGYFHPQSVEGAEDTIETVLSFPTGLATVSASRLGQRKVRSLMVSELDRLIEIDLLRRDVTIYRHISHDSVTPDGLGYRQQTVIEIPELVTAREPLATQLDRFCDLLEGKIDADTERDLILPSHHVVEQVLTQAAA, from the coding sequence ATGACGCATCGGATCGCTCTGGTCGGTACCGGGAACATGGGTTCCCTCCACGCCCGCGTGCTCGCCGGCAACGAGCGCGTCGACCTGGTCCGCGTGATCGATCCGCGCGAGGAAGCGGGCAAGGCCGTCGCCGAGCGGTACGAAACGCAGTGGACGCCGGAGATCGGCGAACTGTCCGATGTGGACGCCGTGGTGCTCGCGTCGGCCACCGAGGTGCACTACGACCTGGCGCAGGAGATCTTCCGCCAGGGCAAGCCGATGCTGGTCGAGAAGCCGGTCTGCAACAGCTTCGAGAAGTCCCAGGAAATCGTCGCGCTGTCGGCGAAGAACGACATCCCGCTGATGTGCGGGCTGCTGGAGCGCTACAACCCGGCGGTGATGACCGCGCGGGCGCTGGTGCAGGAGCCGATCCACCTGATGGCCCGCCGCCACGGCCCGTACGCGCCGCGCATCAAGACCGGCGTCGCGTGGGACCTGCTGGTGCACGACGTCGACCTGGCGATCCAGTTCTTCGGCGGCGCGACGCCGTCGCGCGTGACCTCCGGCGCGGGCTACTTCCACCCGCAGTCGGTCGAGGGCGCCGAGGACACCATCGAGACGGTGCTGTCGTTCCCGACCGGGCTGGCCACGGTGTCGGCCTCGCGGCTGGGGCAGCGGAAGGTCCGGTCGCTGATGGTGTCGGAACTCGACCGGCTGATCGAGATCGACCTGCTGCGCCGGGACGTCACGATCTACCGGCACATCTCGCACGACTCCGTCACCCCGGACGGCCTCGGCTACCGGCAGCAGACGGTCATCGAGATCCCGGAGCTCGTCACGGCCCGGGAGCCCCTCGCCACCCAGCTGGACCGCTTCTGCGACCTCCTCGAAGGCAAGATCGACGCCGACACCGAGCGCGACCTGATCCTGCCGTCGCACCACGTCGTCGAGCAGGTCCTGACGCAGGCGGCGGCCTAG